A single Pseudomonas sp. DC1.2 DNA region contains:
- a CDS encoding phosphate ABC transporter substrate-binding protein PstS — translation MKLKRLMAAMTFVAAGVATANAFAAVDPSIPSYTKTTGVSGNLSSVGSDTLANLMTLWAENYKKEYPNVNIQIQAAGSATAPPALTEGTSNLGPMSRKMKDTELAAFEQKYGYKPTAIPVAVDALAVFVHKDNPIQHLTMEQVDAIFSSTRLCGAKTEVKTWGDLGVTGDLANKPVQLFGRNSVSGTYGYFKEEALCKGDYKPNVNEQPGSASVVQSISSSLNGIGYSGIGYKTASVKTVALSKKGSTEFIEDSEENALNGKYPLSRFLYVYVNKAPNKPLAPLEAEFVKLVLSKQGQEVVVKDGYIPLPAKVAAKALADLGLQEGSAEVAKK, via the coding sequence ATGAAACTGAAGCGTTTGATGGCGGCAATGACTTTTGTCGCTGCTGGCGTTGCGACCGCTAACGCGTTCGCCGCTGTTGACCCGTCGATCCCGAGCTACACCAAGACCACTGGTGTGTCGGGCAACCTGTCCAGCGTCGGCTCCGATACCCTGGCCAACCTCATGACCCTGTGGGCTGAGAACTACAAAAAAGAATACCCGAACGTAAATATCCAGATTCAGGCCGCTGGCTCCGCCACTGCGCCACCTGCGTTGACTGAAGGCACCTCTAACCTGGGCCCGATGAGCCGCAAAATGAAGGACACCGAACTGGCTGCCTTCGAGCAGAAGTACGGCTACAAGCCAACCGCTATCCCGGTGGCCGTGGACGCCCTGGCCGTCTTCGTACACAAAGACAACCCGATCCAGCACCTGACCATGGAGCAAGTCGACGCAATCTTCTCTTCGACTCGTCTGTGCGGCGCTAAAACCGAAGTCAAAACCTGGGGTGACCTGGGCGTGACGGGCGACCTGGCCAACAAGCCAGTTCAACTGTTCGGTCGTAACTCGGTATCCGGCACTTACGGCTACTTCAAGGAAGAAGCCCTGTGCAAAGGCGACTACAAGCCAAACGTCAACGAACAACCAGGTTCGGCGTCGGTCGTGCAGTCGATCAGCTCCTCGCTGAACGGCATCGGTTATTCGGGCATCGGCTACAAAACTGCTAGCGTGAAAACAGTCGCTCTGTCGAAGAAAGGCAGCACTGAGTTCATCGAAGACAGCGAAGAAAACGCCCTGAACGGTAAATACCCGCTGTCGCGTTTCCTTTACGTCTACGTCAACAAAGCCCCGAACAAGCCTCTGGCCCCGCTGGAAGCCGAGTTCGTGAAACTGGTTCTGTCTAAACAGGGCCAGGAAGTGGTAGTGAAAGACGGCTATATCCCACTGCCGGCCAAAGTTGCTGCAAAAGCACTGGCTGACCTGGGTCTGCAAGAAGGCAGCGCTGAAGTCGCAAAGAAGTAA
- the pstA gene encoding phosphate ABC transporter permease PstA: MKQNSLNGWFKSGAPGVWISGGAVSIAVIMTIGLLAVIAVRGLGHFWPADLVHASYDVPGQANHLVIGEVVQKEEVPRERLKSAGLPVPDAGPEFMTRELIKVGNRDLNGNDFTWIVGEWLTNLTTPPELMTIERREWGNFYGYLVNVKQDGKVIAEGEASWPELQARVNRVNKIAAQLKSLEKSDIGAINAGLERIRLHGRKLELAGKLDAAAQADMDGERAELNARYQDIEVRLGDLHAQFNRDSLTARDANGKEIEIPIGKVVHAYQPNAMGYLTKIGFYFSKVWEFLSDDPREANTEGGIFPAIFGTVMMTLIMAMIVTPFGVLAAVYLREYAKQNAMTRLIRIAVNNLAGVPAIVYGVFGLGFFVYVLGGSVDRLFFPEALPAPTFGTPGLLWASLTLALLAVPVVIVATEEGLARIPRTVREGSLALGATKAETLWKIVLPMASPAMMTGMILAVARAAGEVAPLMLVGVVKLAPSLPVDGNYPYLHLDQKIMHLGFHIYDVGFQSPNVEAARPLVYATALLLVLVIATLNLSAVYIRNHLREKYKALDS; the protein is encoded by the coding sequence GTGAAACAGAACTCCCTGAACGGATGGTTCAAGAGCGGCGCCCCTGGCGTCTGGATCAGCGGTGGCGCGGTGTCCATCGCCGTCATCATGACCATTGGGTTGTTGGCGGTGATCGCTGTGCGCGGTCTGGGGCACTTCTGGCCGGCGGACTTGGTCCATGCCAGCTACGACGTACCGGGCCAGGCTAATCACCTGGTTATCGGCGAAGTGGTGCAGAAAGAAGAAGTGCCGCGTGAGCGCCTGAAAAGTGCTGGCCTGCCGGTGCCCGATGCGGGCCCGGAGTTCATGACCCGTGAGCTGATCAAGGTCGGTAACCGTGACTTGAACGGCAATGACTTCACCTGGATTGTCGGCGAGTGGCTGACCAATCTGACGACTCCGCCAGAGCTGATGACCATTGAGCGTCGTGAGTGGGGCAACTTCTACGGTTACCTGGTCAACGTCAAACAGGACGGCAAGGTCATCGCTGAAGGTGAAGCGAGTTGGCCTGAGTTGCAGGCGCGGGTTAATCGCGTCAACAAAATCGCGGCCCAGCTCAAGAGCCTGGAAAAATCCGACATCGGCGCGATCAACGCCGGTCTCGAACGCATCCGTCTGCACGGTCGCAAACTGGAACTGGCCGGCAAGCTCGACGCCGCTGCGCAAGCCGACATGGATGGCGAGCGCGCTGAACTGAACGCTCGTTATCAAGACATCGAAGTGCGCCTTGGCGATTTGCACGCGCAGTTCAATCGCGACAGCCTGACGGCTCGCGATGCCAACGGCAAAGAGATCGAAATCCCGATTGGCAAAGTCGTTCACGCCTATCAGCCGAATGCCATGGGCTACCTCACCAAGATTGGCTTCTATTTCAGCAAGGTCTGGGAGTTCCTCAGCGACGACCCGCGTGAAGCAAATACCGAGGGCGGGATCTTCCCGGCGATTTTCGGCACTGTGATGATGACCCTGATCATGGCGATGATCGTGACCCCGTTCGGCGTACTGGCCGCGGTCTACCTTCGCGAGTATGCGAAGCAGAACGCCATGACGCGCCTGATCCGTATTGCGGTGAACAACCTGGCGGGGGTTCCGGCGATTGTTTACGGCGTGTTCGGCCTGGGCTTCTTCGTCTATGTGCTGGGCGGTTCGGTGGATCGATTGTTCTTCCCTGAAGCGTTGCCGGCGCCGACTTTCGGTACGCCGGGCCTGCTCTGGGCCTCGCTGACCCTGGCGCTGCTGGCGGTTCCGGTGGTCATCGTGGCCACCGAAGAAGGCCTCGCGCGGATTCCCCGCACCGTTCGCGAAGGCTCGTTGGCCCTCGGCGCGACCAAGGCTGAAACGTTGTGGAAGATTGTGCTGCCCATGGCCAGCCCGGCAATGATGACCGGGATGATCCTTGCCGTGGCCCGCGCCGCGGGTGAAGTGGCGCCGCTGATGCTGGTGGGTGTGGTGAAGCTGGCGCCGTCGCTGCCGGTGGATGGCAACTACCCGTACCTGCACCTGGACCAGAAGATCATGCACTTGGGCTTCCATATTTATGACGTTGGCTTCCAGAGCCCGAACGTCGAAGCTGCACGGCCGTTGGTCTATGCCACGGCGCTGCTGCTGGTGCTGGTGATCGCCACGCTCAACCTGTCGGCCGTGTACATACGCAACCATCTGCGCGAGAAATACAAAGCGCTGGATAGTTAA
- a CDS encoding response regulator, with translation MSKISVLVVDDASFIRDLVKKCLRNYFPGIRIEDAVNGKKAQAILAREPFDLVLCDWEMPEMSGLELLTWCREQDNLKTMPFVMVTSRGDKENVVQAIQAGVSGYVSKPFTNEQLLTKVKQALNKVGKLDTLMNSAPSKMNSAFGNDSLSALTGGKAPVVTPSAAPVNPFAKPVAAAPAPAVAPSRGLLNSPPVKAPVAASAPASGRGQGQLRLTNGTQQCVIKALSLKEALLVVKRTDNLPQVLDSAVLDMEQGDNAETARLNGYLHAIVAFEAKPDSEWLQLTFRFVDQDAQKLDYISRLIARGTAQKHFVPGA, from the coding sequence ATGAGCAAGATCAGTGTGTTGGTCGTGGACGATGCGTCGTTCATTCGTGACCTGGTAAAGAAGTGCCTGCGCAATTACTTCCCTGGCATACGGATCGAAGACGCAGTCAATGGTAAAAAAGCTCAGGCGATACTGGCACGGGAACCTTTTGACCTCGTGTTGTGTGACTGGGAAATGCCGGAAATGTCAGGTCTGGAACTGCTGACCTGGTGCCGCGAGCAAGACAATCTCAAGACCATGCCGTTCGTGATGGTGACCAGCCGTGGCGATAAAGAAAACGTGGTTCAGGCCATCCAGGCCGGCGTTTCTGGTTACGTCAGCAAGCCATTCACCAACGAACAGTTGCTGACCAAGGTCAAGCAAGCGCTGAACAAGGTCGGCAAACTCGACACGTTGATGAACAGCGCTCCGAGCAAAATGAACTCGGCATTCGGCAACGATTCCCTGAGCGCATTGACTGGCGGCAAGGCGCCTGTGGTCACGCCATCGGCCGCGCCGGTCAACCCGTTCGCCAAACCGGTCGCCGCCGCACCCGCCCCGGCCGTCGCCCCGTCCCGTGGTTTGCTCAACAGCCCGCCGGTCAAGGCACCTGTTGCGGCGTCGGCCCCGGCCAGCGGTCGTGGACAGGGTCAACTGCGGCTGACAAACGGCACTCAGCAATGTGTGATCAAGGCCTTGAGTCTCAAGGAAGCCCTGTTGGTGGTGAAGCGCACCGACAACCTGCCGCAAGTACTCGACAGCGCCGTGCTCGATATGGAGCAGGGCGATAACGCTGAAACGGCACGCCTCAACGGCTACCTGCACGCCATCGTTGCGTTTGAAGCCAAACCTGACAGCGAGTGGCTGCAACTGACTTTCCGCTTTGTCGATCAGGACGCGCAGAAACTCGATTACATCTCCCGTCTGATCGCCCGCGGCACGGCGCAAAAGCATTTTGTGCCGGGTGCTTAA
- a CDS encoding M23 family metallopeptidase, whose amino-acid sequence MLLRSLLLCGLFLASTSAVAMTIYKSTDANGVVSYSDRPTKGSQVFVFRDRMVEHLERQVYLDIQKQKGVDVVFVRNDLYAPVEVELGFTGVQNVKGAPSQPIRRVLPARSNSRLALLTAMTGGKPLVYTPMFQYFLGDPAGATQSYRYPFPWRGGPFRLSQGANGQYSHFGAKSRYAMDIAMPEGTPIIAAREGVVVKTENDQNGRGNDPSGNFVRVLHDDGTMGVYLHLKQGSVSVREGQRVRVGSALALSGNTGNSSGPHLHFVVQRNTGLGLVSIPYQFNQPVGVLPNFAMGKR is encoded by the coding sequence ATGCTCCTGCGCTCGCTGCTTCTCTGTGGTCTTTTCCTGGCCTCCACCTCGGCTGTGGCCATGACCATTTACAAATCTACCGACGCCAATGGCGTGGTCTCTTACAGCGATCGGCCGACGAAAGGTTCGCAGGTGTTCGTCTTCCGCGATCGAATGGTCGAGCACCTGGAGCGCCAGGTGTACCTCGACATCCAAAAGCAGAAAGGCGTGGACGTCGTGTTTGTGCGTAACGATCTGTATGCGCCCGTTGAAGTCGAGTTGGGCTTTACCGGCGTGCAGAACGTCAAAGGCGCGCCGAGCCAGCCAATTCGTCGGGTGCTCCCGGCACGCAGCAACTCGCGTCTGGCGTTGCTGACGGCGATGACGGGTGGCAAGCCGCTGGTGTATACCCCGATGTTCCAATACTTCCTGGGGGACCCTGCGGGCGCCACTCAGAGCTATCGTTATCCCTTCCCATGGCGCGGTGGTCCGTTTCGGCTGAGTCAGGGCGCCAATGGTCAATACAGCCACTTTGGCGCGAAGAGCCGCTATGCCATGGACATCGCCATGCCCGAAGGCACGCCGATCATCGCGGCGCGTGAGGGTGTGGTGGTGAAAACCGAGAATGACCAGAACGGGCGTGGCAACGATCCGTCCGGCAACTTTGTACGGGTGTTGCACGATGACGGGACCATGGGCGTGTATTTGCACCTCAAGCAAGGCTCGGTGAGCGTGCGTGAAGGTCAGCGCGTGAGGGTGGGCAGCGCCCTGGCGCTGTCGGGCAATACCGGCAACAGCAGCGGGCCACATCTGCATTTTGTGGTGCAGCGCAACACCGGGTTGGGGCTGGTGTCGATTCCGTACCAGTTCAATCAACCGGTGGGCGTGTTGCCCAACTTTGCGATGGGTAAACGCTGA
- the phoU gene encoding phosphate signaling complex protein PhoU, with the protein MISKEGLTHHISAQFNAELEEVRSHLLAMGGLVEKQVNDAVTALIEADSGLAQQVREIDDQINQMERNIDEECLRILARRQPAASDLRLIISISKSVIDLERIGDEATKIARRAIQLCEEGEAPRGYVEVRHIGDQVRNMVRDALDAFARFDADLALSVAQYDKIIDREYKTALRELATYMMEDPRSITRVLSIIWVLRSLERIGDHARNISELVIYLVRGTDVRHMGLKRMKAEVEGTSAETANVPGKADDK; encoded by the coding sequence ATGATTAGTAAAGAAGGCCTTACCCATCACATCTCCGCGCAGTTCAATGCCGAGCTTGAGGAAGTGCGCAGCCACCTCCTGGCCATGGGCGGGCTGGTGGAAAAACAGGTCAACGACGCGGTGACCGCGCTGATAGAGGCCGACTCCGGTCTGGCCCAGCAGGTTCGCGAGATCGACGACCAGATCAACCAGATGGAACGCAATATCGACGAAGAATGCCTGCGCATTCTTGCCCGTCGCCAGCCGGCGGCATCCGACCTGCGTCTGATTATCAGCATCTCCAAGTCGGTGATCGACCTGGAGCGTATCGGCGACGAAGCGACCAAGATTGCCCGCCGCGCCATTCAGTTGTGCGAAGAGGGCGAAGCGCCGCGTGGTTACGTTGAGGTGCGCCACATTGGCGACCAGGTGCGCAACATGGTGCGTGATGCGTTGGACGCATTTGCCCGGTTTGACGCCGACCTGGCGTTGTCGGTGGCTCAGTACGACAAAATCATCGACCGCGAATACAAGACCGCGCTGCGTGAGCTGGCGACTTACATGATGGAAGACCCGCGCTCTATCACAAGGGTCTTGAGCATTATTTGGGTGTTGCGTTCGCTGGAGCGGATCGGCGATCACGCCCGAAATATCTCTGAACTGGTGATTTATTTGGTGCGTGGCACCGACGTGCGGCACATGGGTCTCAAGCGCATGAAAGCAGAAGTGGAAGGCACAAGCGCCGAAACCGCTAATGTTCCGGGCAAAGCTGACGATAAGTAA
- a CDS encoding ABC transporter permease subunit yields the protein MNDLANSPMTTTSPPKRIDFNTPELKRKRRIRALKDRLTRWYVFVGGLAVLGAITLIFFFLAYVVAPLFQGASLSAHDAITPAWIKDAGKPLLISLEEQNQVAMRISDKGQALFFDIDSGAELKRVDLPVPAGTTVTSIAKDQPGHPLVAVGLSNGQVLVFRHTYKVSYPDGKKTISPAIEYPYGEAPIVLNEAGGALEHVSLNATDTTLLLAGSTGSQLQVLSLTSEENMMTGEVTNEQKRIDLPQMTEPVKNIFVDPRQQWLYVINGRAQADVFSLSEKSLNGRYKLLEDGDAQVTASTQLVGGISLIIGNSKGGLAQWFMARDPDGEQRLKQIRTFQMGTTPIVEVNAEERRKGFVALDASGKLGVFHSTAHRTLLVNQVIDGEGLFGLSPRANRLIVEAGGKLQPLLLDNPHPEVSWSALWSKVWYENYDEPKYVWQSTAANTDFEPKMSLAPLTFGTLKAAFYAMLLAAPLAVAAAIYTAYFMAPSLRRKVKPVIELMEAMPTVILGFFAGLFLAPYVEGHLPGIFSLLLLMPVGILVAGFTFSRLPESIRLRVPDGWESAILIPVILFVGWLSLYMSPYMETWFFGGDMRMWISHDLGITYDQRNALVVGLAMGFAVIPNIYSIAEDAVFSVPRGLTLGSLALGATPWQTMTRVVILTASPGIFSALMIGMGRAVGETMIVLMATGNTPVMEMNLFEGLRTLAANVAVEMPESEVGGSHYRVLFLSALVLLLFTFVMNTLAELIRQRLRKKYSSL from the coding sequence ATGAATGATCTGGCCAATTCCCCAATGACTACGACGTCCCCTCCCAAGCGCATTGATTTCAATACGCCTGAGCTGAAACGCAAGCGCCGCATTCGTGCGCTTAAAGATCGCCTGACCCGCTGGTACGTTTTCGTTGGCGGCCTTGCTGTGCTCGGCGCAATCACGCTGATCTTCTTCTTCCTGGCCTACGTCGTTGCGCCTTTGTTCCAGGGTGCTAGCCTGAGCGCCCACGATGCGATCACCCCCGCCTGGATAAAAGACGCCGGCAAACCGTTGCTGATCTCGCTGGAAGAGCAGAACCAGGTCGCGATGCGTATTTCCGACAAGGGCCAGGCGCTGTTTTTTGATATCGACAGTGGCGCCGAACTCAAGCGCGTCGATCTGCCGGTTCCGGCGGGCACCACCGTGACCTCCATTGCTAAAGACCAGCCAGGTCATCCGCTGGTGGCGGTCGGCCTGTCCAACGGTCAGGTTCTGGTATTTCGGCACACCTATAAAGTCAGTTACCCGGACGGCAAGAAGACCATCTCGCCGGCCATTGAGTACCCCTACGGCGAAGCCCCGATTGTGCTGAACGAGGCGGGCGGTGCGCTGGAACACGTCAGCCTCAATGCCACTGATACCACGCTGCTGCTGGCCGGCTCTACCGGTTCGCAGTTGCAGGTACTGTCGCTGACGAGCGAAGAAAACATGATGACTGGCGAAGTCACCAACGAGCAGAAGCGCATCGATCTGCCGCAAATGACTGAGCCGGTTAAAAACATCTTTGTCGACCCACGTCAGCAGTGGTTGTACGTGATTAACGGGCGCGCCCAGGCCGACGTGTTCAGCCTCAGCGAAAAAAGCCTCAACGGTCGCTACAAACTGCTCGAAGACGGTGACGCTCAAGTCACCGCCAGTACCCAGTTGGTGGGCGGTATTTCGCTGATCATCGGTAACTCCAAAGGTGGCTTGGCCCAGTGGTTCATGGCCCGCGATCCGGATGGCGAGCAGCGGCTGAAGCAGATTCGTACCTTCCAGATGGGCACCACGCCGATCGTAGAAGTCAACGCCGAAGAGCGTCGCAAAGGCTTCGTCGCGCTGGATGCCTCCGGCAAACTCGGCGTGTTCCATAGCACGGCTCACCGCACGCTGTTGGTGAATCAAGTGATCGACGGCGAAGGTCTTTTCGGGCTCTCGCCGCGCGCCAACCGCCTGATCGTGGAGGCGGGTGGCAAGCTGCAACCGCTGCTGCTGGATAACCCGCACCCCGAGGTTTCCTGGAGCGCGTTGTGGAGCAAGGTCTGGTACGAAAACTACGACGAGCCTAAATACGTCTGGCAATCGACGGCCGCCAATACCGACTTCGAACCCAAGATGAGCTTGGCACCGCTGACCTTCGGCACGCTCAAGGCTGCGTTCTACGCCATGCTGCTGGCTGCTCCGCTGGCCGTTGCCGCGGCTATCTACACCGCCTACTTCATGGCCCCGAGTCTGCGCCGCAAGGTCAAGCCGGTGATCGAGCTGATGGAGGCGATGCCGACGGTGATCCTCGGTTTCTTCGCCGGTCTGTTCCTTGCCCCTTATGTAGAAGGGCACTTACCAGGGATTTTCAGCCTGTTGCTGCTGATGCCGGTCGGTATTCTGGTGGCCGGTTTCACCTTCAGTCGCTTGCCTGAGTCGATTCGCCTGCGGGTGCCGGACGGCTGGGAAAGCGCGATTTTGATTCCGGTGATTCTGTTTGTGGGCTGGTTGTCGCTGTACATGAGCCCGTATATGGAAACCTGGTTCTTCGGCGGTGACATGCGCATGTGGATCTCCCACGACCTGGGCATCACCTACGATCAGCGCAACGCTCTGGTGGTCGGTCTGGCCATGGGTTTCGCAGTGATCCCGAATATCTACTCCATCGCCGAAGACGCCGTGTTCAGCGTGCCGCGTGGCCTGACCCTGGGGTCTCTGGCCCTCGGCGCTACGCCGTGGCAAACCATGACCCGCGTGGTGATCCTCACCGCCAGCCCCGGTATTTTCTCGGCGCTGATGATCGGCATGGGCCGTGCGGTCGGTGAAACCATGATCGTGTTGATGGCTACCGGCAACACCCCGGTCATGGAAATGAACCTGTTCGAAGGCCTGCGCACCTTGGCGGCTAACGTCGCGGTGGAAATGCCGGAGTCGGAAGTAGGCGGCAGCCATTACCGCGTGCTGTTCCTGTCGGCGCTGGTGCTGCTGTTGTTCACCTTCGTCATGAACACCCTCGCGGAACTGATTCGTCAGCGTCTGCGCAAGAAATACTCGTCGCTTTAA
- the pstB gene encoding phosphate ABC transporter ATP-binding protein PstB, whose translation MQHETHTHGINMSALGRDKQSLSLEQETVAIEVPGLSLFYGDKQALYDVSMNIPKQRVTAFIGPSGCGKSTLLRTFNRMNDLVDGCRVEGAINLYGNNIYRKGEDVAELRRRVGMVFQKPNPFPKTIYENVVYGLRIQGINKKRILDEAVEWALKGAALWDEVKDRLHESALGLSGGQQQRLVIARTIAVEPEVLLLDEPCSALDPISTLKVEELIYELKSKFTIVIVTHNMQQAARVSDYTAFMYMGKLVEFGDTDTLFTNPAKKQTEDYITGRYG comes from the coding sequence ATGCAGCACGAAACACACACCCACGGCATCAACATGTCGGCCCTGGGGCGCGACAAACAAAGCCTGAGCCTTGAGCAGGAAACCGTGGCCATCGAAGTCCCGGGCCTGAGCTTGTTCTACGGCGACAAACAAGCGCTGTACGACGTCAGCATGAACATCCCGAAACAGCGCGTGACCGCGTTTATCGGGCCGTCTGGTTGCGGCAAGTCCACGTTGCTGCGCACGTTCAACCGTATGAACGATCTGGTGGACGGCTGCCGCGTTGAAGGCGCGATCAACCTCTATGGCAACAACATTTACCGCAAAGGTGAAGACGTCGCCGAGCTGCGTCGTCGCGTCGGCATGGTGTTCCAGAAGCCGAACCCGTTTCCGAAAACCATCTACGAAAACGTGGTTTATGGCCTGCGCATCCAGGGCATCAACAAGAAGCGCATTCTCGACGAAGCGGTTGAGTGGGCACTTAAAGGTGCAGCGCTGTGGGACGAAGTCAAAGACCGGCTGCATGAGTCGGCCCTCGGCTTGTCCGGTGGTCAGCAGCAACGTCTGGTGATCGCGCGCACCATCGCCGTAGAACCCGAAGTGCTGTTGCTCGACGAACCGTGCTCGGCGCTCGACCCAATCTCGACGTTGAAAGTCGAAGAGCTGATCTACGAACTCAAATCCAAGTTCACCATCGTCATCGTGACCCACAACATGCAGCAGGCCGCGCGGGTTTCCGACTACACGGCGTTCATGTACATGGGCAAACTGGTGGAATTTGGCGACACCGACACGCTGTTCACCAATCCGGCGAAGAAGCAGACCGAAGACTACATCACCGGTCGTTACGGCTAG
- a CDS encoding hemolysin family protein, whose protein sequence is MDPSPGLTLATLFADFGMILFALILVLLNGFFVAAEFAMVKLRSTRVEAIAEKNGWRGHILRTVHSQLDAYLSACQLGITLASLGLGWVGEPAFAHILEPMLSAVGVQSPEVIKGVSFFAAFFVISYLHIVVGELAPKSWAIRKPELLSLWTAVPLYLFYWAMYPAIYLLNASANFILRIAGQGEPGPHHEHHYSREELKLILHSSRGQDPSDQGMRVLASAVEMGELEVVDWANSREDLVTLEFNAPLKEILALFRRHKFSRYPVYDSDRQEFVGLLHIKDLLLELAALDHIPESFNLAELTRPLERISRHMPLSQLLEQFRKGGSHFAVVEEADGNIIGYLTMEDVLEVLVGDIQDEHRKAERGILAYQPGKLLVRGDTPLFKVERLLGIDLDHIEAETLAGLVYETLKRVPAEEEVLEVEGLRIIIKKMKGPKIILAKVLMLD, encoded by the coding sequence ATGGACCCATCCCCTGGCTTGACCCTCGCGACACTCTTCGCCGATTTCGGCATGATTCTTTTTGCTCTGATCCTGGTTTTGCTCAACGGTTTTTTCGTTGCGGCCGAATTTGCCATGGTCAAACTGCGCTCGACCCGGGTCGAGGCCATCGCTGAAAAAAACGGCTGGCGCGGACACATCCTGCGCACCGTACACAGTCAGCTCGATGCGTACCTCTCGGCGTGCCAGTTAGGGATCACGCTCGCCTCCCTGGGCCTGGGTTGGGTCGGTGAGCCGGCCTTCGCGCACATCCTCGAACCGATGCTCAGCGCTGTGGGCGTGCAGTCGCCTGAAGTGATCAAAGGCGTGTCGTTCTTCGCCGCGTTCTTTGTGATTTCGTACCTGCACATCGTGGTCGGCGAGCTGGCGCCCAAGTCGTGGGCGATCCGCAAACCCGAGCTGTTGTCGCTCTGGACCGCCGTGCCGCTGTACCTGTTCTACTGGGCCATGTACCCGGCAATTTACCTGCTCAATGCCAGCGCCAACTTCATCCTGCGAATTGCTGGCCAGGGCGAACCCGGCCCGCATCACGAGCACCATTACAGCCGTGAAGAACTGAAACTGATCCTGCACTCCAGCCGTGGGCAGGACCCGAGCGACCAAGGTATGCGTGTTTTGGCCTCTGCCGTGGAAATGGGCGAGCTGGAAGTGGTGGACTGGGCCAACTCCAGGGAAGACCTGGTGACGCTGGAGTTCAACGCGCCGCTCAAGGAAATCCTCGCGTTGTTCCGTCGCCATAAATTCAGCCGCTACCCGGTGTACGACAGCGACCGCCAAGAGTTCGTCGGCCTGCTGCACATCAAGGATTTGCTGCTGGAACTGGCGGCGCTGGACCACATTCCCGAATCATTCAACCTGGCGGAGTTGACCCGTCCGCTGGAACGCATTTCGCGGCACATGCCGCTGTCGCAGTTGCTGGAACAGTTCCGCAAGGGCGGTTCGCACTTCGCCGTGGTCGAGGAGGCCGATGGCAACATCATTGGCTACCTGACGATGGAAGACGTGCTGGAAGTGCTGGTGGGCGACATTCAGGACGAGCACCGCAAGGCCGAGCGCGGAATCCTGGCGTATCAGCCGGGCAAGTTGCTGGTGCGTGGCGATACACCGCTGTTCAAGGTTGAGCGTCTGTTGGGTATCGACCTGGACCACATCGAAGCCGAAACCCTTGCCGGGCTGGTCTACGAAACCCTGAAACGGGTGCCGGCCGAGGAAGAAGTGCTGGAAGTCGAAGGTTTGCGGATCATCATCAAGAAGATGAAAGGGCCAAAAATCATTCTGGCCAAGGTGTTGATGCTGGATTGA